The Balaenoptera acutorostrata chromosome 2, mBalAcu1.1, whole genome shotgun sequence genomic sequence ACCTAATGTGCTCAAGGAAGTATTTGTGCTTTTAAATTAGAACAACTCTGTATTTAATTAGTCCTCATTTGCATATgtaatcattttaatttatttgcacAAACACAGGACATTGTGCTCCATCAGCAGGTAATGTTCTTTATTAACTAGACTAGGAACTTCATGCCCAGGAAGAAATATTCCTATCTGTGATGCAAAAGTCAGAACTACACACTGTCTTGACTTCATTCTTCAGGTTTTATGGTCACCATTCCAAGATAATAGAATACAATATAAAACACTTGACTAATCTGCCAATCTCTAGAAAtcagtaatttaatatttaatgtttgtttttaccTACTGCCCAGTTACAACTGGGTATTTATTCGTACAAAGTAACGTATTGAAATTCAAGTACTAATAATAATGCACTAAAATTCAAACTTCAATAATTTGGATGGTGGCAGAAGTAGAATTGATTAAAAATCAGTGATTTCTTCATTGGTGGTGTCAAGTAATAACAGCCTAGATTGTGGAGAAAGTGGTGAGGACAGGCTTTATTTAAGATGTTTGAAAGTCAATACTGTATGCTTGACAAGCTAATGACAGATCATACTTATCTACTCATTAAAGCACGTGAACCAATTTTTCCTTAGGGCATTTCCAACAGACCCTCCTGATAATCTTGTTATTGCCACTCCTTCCCCCAAATCCTAAACACatcctaaaaagaaaacaagaaactcTCATTAACTACTGTGACTAAAAAAGTACTTGTGTTTTTGCCTAATACTAAATGCTTCATTCTTAAAGTTACTTTGAAAACAAGCATATTATTAAGATACAAATACATTGTTTGAGGAATAACTTAAGCtttcatttccaaataaattgCGATTTACAATAATTGAGTTCATTTGGTGACTGGTAATTGGAATTTGACACTACAGAATCAATCAGTGGATACTTTGCGAGGACAGATTTCACTTGGGGCTACTGTTTGGGTAGGAAGCTTGTTCTAGCTAAAGTCTTGAAGGAAGGCCCAGTGCTGTTCTTTGGTAAGTATTCTTCATGCGATGATCTATACCGAGTTATGTTTTTTTGGAAAACTTCTGGCACAACTTTATAACAGGCTAAGCACTgtgtcatatatattatttttctcccacacagcaagttaagcaaatTGTTCGAGTCATTACATTAGATATGCTCTATATGACAACAGGCAGATCTCCAAATGTCATCTTGATTTCCCATAATTTTTCATGATTGGGTCTGAGTATCCTATAACATTACAGAGGTAACTGTCCTCACTTAGTTTTGGAATATATTTGAGTTGAGTAATGCCTATTATAGttccaaaatgtcatattcaTAGTACTTAGATCCCACCCCAAATCAAATTattagatacatttttaaaaattctctttgatTGGATGACCAGTATGTAAGGACAGTGTTTAAAGATTTACAGAACTTTTTATTATCTGCATAACTATATCTGGCGAAAGAATGCCTATTTCTATAAGCTTTGTTATACAGGTCTTGAAAACACCCACTGGTAAACGTATTACAGCaaagttgtaaaatatatatttatactatatgtAAAATCAACTGCATGTCTTCGGCATACATGCTTGCATAAACAACACACTAGCTTGAGTGAGTGAACCTGAAAAGTCCACTCACAAAGAGTTTTACTCAGAGACAGTCACTGGGTAAGCTTTTAGTGATGCTGAGAGTATCTCCAGTACTTAAAGGTACATGCATGGTTTCGGTATAAAATGGACCTAAAAGCAAACCATATGCTCTTCCTGGTACTTAGCTGAAGAAGCAGAAATCTATTCCGATGCTAGAGAAAAACATTACCACATCATATTCCTGAGACACAGTTATGTCCGTTTTTAAAGTATGCACAAATATGGCTAAATATACTGTATTTTTGATGAGAGTTTTATAAAAGGGAAATTTTGGTCACGCATGACTCTTCATGTAAACAAGCAAACTTGAGAACTCAACTCTTATATCAAAGGCAACTCCACTGTATACCTGTTTTGacagaataaatataaaacagttttGCAACTAATCATTTTGGGGTTAAAtaaaagacaacaacaaaaatctctacATTATTGATTTAAACTAAAAATTATCTTGTTGGGGGTGGAGgcaaaaaagtaagaaaacaatttgaTCCATTAGGGGAATTTAGCTGAAGATCAATGGTATTAAGTCTAACCAACAGAGGGAGATTTTAATTCCCAAAGCATCATCCACCCTTTTCATTAGGAAGAACTGGATATTAACAGAAGGCACCCATTACATTTACCTCAGGAAGAACTGTTTACACTTATGAattgaaaaaggcaaaaaagataCTATCCAaggattataataaaaaatattctacaaCAATTTGGTAAGTTTAAAAACCCAGCCAATAGCTAATTACTAGTGAGTGCATTCCTCCAGAAGATTaaatattaatgaagaaaaacaaatttatgtaATCCCAGAGACTAGAAATCATGATCTTCTTGTAAGAAGTATGTTTTATTACTTTAACCTTTTATGGTTGAACACTAGCTCTAAAAAAGAACCATGAATATGTCAGCatggcatttctttttatttagtctgaaaaaaaaaaaaaaaaagcagcactcTCCCTCCCAGTATGGCACCTTTCCCGTAACTTAACTGAGCTCTTTGTCCAGAATCAGAATCTGGCTCCAGAAAAAGCCAATCATCAATATACAAGACATGGTGTTTTCTTACAGATTTTCTGACAAGAGAACATGACAGTATTAACCAAATAAATTCAATACAAGGAAATAATGTTGTAACTCAAAGCAAACTGCTTTTCGTTTAATCTCACTTTTTGATTCTATACTAGATGACCACTATTCCTAAAGCTTAAAATAAATTGGGAATACAAGTCAAAACCAGACCCTAGTTAAAGAAAATGGAACACCGAGAACCGTGGGTTAGCAAAAGCAAACAACACGCTTTAAATTAACtgggaaaattttaattaataagcaTCAAATGTACTTTACATTGATAACTGCAATACTGAAACTgtgacattttaaatattctttgcaAAAAAGGttagtgattttctttttcctgggaaACATGGAGATCCAATTATGAGCATTAATGTGAAGTCTAGGTCACTATGGTTTAGTTAATGCTAGTATCTGAAGAGATGTTCACATTTCACGTCTACAATAAGGTAGACTGTGAACTACTTGTATTGCTGAATTTAGCTAAAATTCCATGAGATAATTTAGAGGACTGTCAAACTTTTGAAGTGCAAACTCATAAAACTTTACATTGCGATCTCTTTTTTGCTTCAACTGCACCTGACTTGAGAATAcaggttatttttatttcctaactCCTTGGAAAAATACTTCTCCAATAAGTCTTATGTCTTCTTTATTATGGGTTGTTTTTAAGAAAGATTATTATCTCTGTGGTTAGTTTCCCACAGTTGATAAAAATCCATCAAAAACATCATAATATATAATCAGCAAGGAGAAGAGCTGTTTTTCTAAGGCTGCAGGAACATAAAAGAAATAGCACTTCTTATTTGTATTAGCACAAACATTTAAACCTAGTCATACTGCAGGTAAACCCAATATAGTATTCAAAAGttctataaaaatgaacaaaagatacATATTTACTTCCATTGCTCCAAGAGTCAAACATCAGATCTGCACGAGAGCTGTACTGTAGCAGTTTGCTGGTCCGATTTAAGAGTTCGAAGTCCTTTTTGCTATTTGGCCCAATGATGTCCACATCCCAGATAAATTCAgttcaaaaaacagaaattagGGCAAAGACTCCGTATAGCAAAGCACAAGGATATGCTACTAGAAGTTGCTGTCCTTCCATGGctaatgcagaaataaaaattttggaaGCAGAAAAACTACACCATCCAATAATTCCAGCAGTGAGAATGATTCCTACCATTCCTCTGTAGCCAACAAGGAAAaacagggggaggggagagagacagtAGATGAGATTAGTTACATaagaataagttttaaaaaagcaCTTAAAAATCCACATGTAGATATCCGCAGAAATaatcaaatgtttttcaaatgcTGAAATGTACCTCACAGTGAATTCAATTATTTCATGTGATAAAAAGCTCGTTTATAACACATCTTGCTCCTTAATCTAGCAcaatttctcagccttggcagcACTGACATTTGGGGTGGACGCGCTTTTGCTGTGGGGGTGTTTCTGTCCATCGTTAGGAAGTTACGCAGCATCCTGGCCTCTAGCCATAAAGTACCAGTAGCACCCACGCCTCCCACAGTTTTTCACAACTGAAgttgtctccagacattgccaagtgtcccccGGTAGCAAAACTAACTCCGGTTAGAAAATGCTGTTTCAGTAGAAAATACTGTGTGTAAAATTTGAATGTAAATATATCAATCTTAACAAATGAGAGGAGTGAGGCAGGGACACTGTGAGGCCATCATCCTGCCAAATCTCTACTACCAAATAGGTGATATATACTCTTCTCCTAAACcttgattttcattctttaagtGTAACAAAGTTCAATCTTTGGTCGTCCAGCACTAGCCACAAGGAGGAGCTTGAACTGTTGAGAGAGCCTCTGTGCACTGGCCATGAGAAGCAATTTTACTAGCTGTATTTACACCTCTATTTTTAACCTtacctaaaatattattttaaaataacacatatttAAAGCTGTGTACATCTGAGAACACGGTAGGCTAGTAACAGCCTCTTCCATAAAAAGAACGctccatttttagttaaaaagCTGCTAAAGAGAGAATATGTGTTTATTATTCATCCACTTAGCATATGCCCGATATCTTTAAGAAGTCAGATACGGTATAAAAAATATCAAAGAGAGAGGAAGTATAATTCTAAACAACTTGACCTTTTCCATGCAGTATTTAAGTTAACAATCAACACTGTTCAATTTGTTTATGGGCACTGCTAAGTACGCAAAAAACTAAATTCTTTAGCATAGGTAAAAGCAGAGATGGTATAaaagacttttaaatttattctcaCTTCCATTATTCATCACGGAGAAATATACAACACAGCCCTCACGTATAATAGGCACTATCTAAGATGTTGTTGAACCAGTGATTTATCTCAAACTGATGGTGAGGTAAAGCCTATTACACAGAATTGGTCAATCAACCCCCAAAATAAAGACCAGCACTTACTGCAAAGAAAATATCACTGCAAAGCTGGAAAGCAGGATCATGGGAAGAAGACAATATCCAAGGACACTTGCCACACAGCCGAAGGAAACACCAGTCATACTCATTAAGTTTAATAAACAAAACATTCCTAGGCATCCAATTGCACTGATCCCATATACATAGCCAAACTGGATTTTGCCAGCCTATGGGTAAAGAAGAGATTACAGGTTAAGGGCAAGATAGTTATTTTCGGCTTCTTTCACCTGAAATGGCACTCACAGAAGATATTCAATTTGTGAGCATTAAAATCCACAAAGGTACCTATCCTTTATACAGAGAAGTAAAACAGTGAGCAGACTGGCTTTTATATCCTTCTTAAGAAGTTTAAAATATCCACCTCCCAACACACAgatactgtttttcattttctagttaCCATTTGAGCTTGGCATAGAATTCAACAAAGATATAAAATCATGGTATGATCACCTAAAGTAGTAgatttctaaaaagaaatctGGCTGATTTTAAGCAAATAAGCTACAGAGACAAGATGGAAAGCCATTCAGATGTTTGGATAGTAGCTAATATCACTTGAAAGTACCCAAATTCCACCAAAATTGCCCTGAAGCACTTTATTCTCATTGGCAGATGTAGCTAAAATCTTTTTAACAGCAGAAATAATCTCATTATTCACTTTACATGGGTGTTAGAGGAATTAGGAGAAAGGAAGCCAGGAGAAGCAGGAAGCCAGGGTTCtgtgaggaggggaggagaagagaaaagtgGTTAATAACTGGGCAAGaggaatataatggaatatattttcttcttccattgtTTTTCCAAATCGTTGGTTGCTTTATACAGCTCtctgacaaacaaacaaacaaacaaacaaacacaaaccttAAAAATTCTGCTCTTATAAAAGACACCACTGAACAGTCTTAGGGCAGTAAACGTTAGCTTAATCGTAGTTAGTATTCTTAGTCCAGCTATGTGAACAAACATTGTATTCAGGTTATGCTATCACTAAAATCAGTCCACAGAGAAGCCTTTAAAAAGTTCCTGGTTTGTCAGATGTTTGACATATAAAACTCAACTGGGAGAATGTCTCTACAGATTACATTAAATAGCAAAATCCTTGGGATTTTTGTTAGAATCAATATTTGTTTGTAAATACTTGAGTAAGAGTGTAGAAGTTTAAAAGGGCTCAGCAGAGTTCACTAATGCACtcatatagtaataataaaaccTTACACTTGTACAGTGCTTTAAACTTTCCAAAGTGTTCTCACATAACCTGTCTtgcttaatctccaaaacaaTCTTGTTAGGTGGGAAGCACAGGATTATCTATGAGAGGGAGGTGAAGGATGAAATGACTTTGCTCAAGGGCAGAGTAGGAGCACTGAGTTCATGCCCAGTTTTTCTGACTAAAAAGCCCATCTTCGATCCATTATATCATTTACCTCTTCTAATTCAGAAAcgacacaaaataaaacaaacagtaaTAATTATCTTTACAACTTTTCATTTTCAATATGCTTTAACATTCTTAGGGAGATGGGAGATAGGGACTAAAACCTGTTGCCTTTTAATGTTTCAAttcattaaatgttaaaataatatacaGAAGACCAGCACTGCTACAACAAACCACCACCCaatgatgaaatttaaaaaaatagcaataagctaaaaattttgtcagtttttgaaGAGAAGGAATTTTGATGAGAGACTAAAGCCATAcgatatttattaatattttttccctaataacTGAACCACTTAGTGGAACAAGAAATGATTTCTAAATATACTATATCTATTATCAATGGAGAAGTAATGAATAGGTATAAATTCAAACAACTCAATACTATTTAAGACACATCAAAGACTTGACTGTCTCAATAAAGGCTCTTGGCGGAACATTTAATCTCACAGAGTTGCAACTAACATCTTACCAGTAACAAGGTGGCTCCAAAAGCAAGGCAAAAAACCATTGGTCCTGCCAAATCAGTCTCATTCATGATGCTGCCATCTGCTACTTTTAATGGGTGTAACACTGTGAGTGTTTTTTGCCAGATGTGATCAAAATTGATACCtaattctaaagaaaaagaaaataaggaagtcaATCAGGATTTGTGATATACTTTTAATTTACCAGAATCTATGTTGTAACaggagaaaaaatgaaaccacCAATATCAAAAGAGTTATCTAGCAATATCAGATGATATTATTTTGGTGAGTCCTCAATACCAGTCTTTACTGATTATGgtgtttattccacaaatatccAATTTCTGGTCTGATGTTAGAAACGGGTATGGACATGATGAAACAGACACTCTGCTATGTCTGCATAGCAAAGAATGTATGGACAGTGTTAACAGTAAGGGACTCTGTACCTGAGGCTTCAGGAACACTGGAGGCCCTGTGAAAATGTATACAAAACTACGTCTCTCTGCATATGCGTGCATTTTTCTGAGGAGTATGCATAGCTTTCACTAGGCTTTCAAAGCGTTATCTGatcaaaaaaaagaacactttagAACTACTGCTTTTTGTGTTTCGGGATACAATTTGAAAAACACCATACTTCTGAGTGATGTTACTAGTTCTGTCAGCTTATTTCCATGCAGAATAATCAATACCACGctatttcctctcatttcttcCACTGATAGAATTTCATCAACAATCTGAAGTAAAAGTTACTCTGCTCATATACTGACATACTTTATTATCACTttataaagatctattaaaaatctGGTCCTCCTGGCTCAGTGTGGTTTCATATATACTCTGTTCAAAATGAGTCACTTTAGTAGAAAACTGTTTTCtacaatattattcttttaaagaaaagggtAACTTCTCCAAACTAAGATATGTTTTCACTGACCAGCTCGGTATTATAGAGTACTATCAAGTGTCGCAACCAATCGTACCTTCTAATAAAGGTGGCTCATCCTCAAAGTTGTTCCCATAGAATGGCTGAGGCGCAGTTGGAGTGTACGCCTGGGCTGGCTGGAAAATCTGCCCGGTGTACGGCTGTTGCGGCTGCATCATGTCTGCAGGGACAAACCGGCCTTGGTGCGAGTAGTCATAGCCAGCGCACTGTCTACAATTAAAGTAAATTACATTTCTCAGAATTATGTCAGCGCCCCAAACTGATATTCCTGACGGGAAGAAAATCTTAGTCATGCAATTCCCAGGATATCTCTTCGCCAGTTTTTATAAACGGTGGTTGAAATTAATTATTAAGATCAAGCTGATTATCTACAATAGGTTGTCTCTATTTTATAGAGAATTTTCCTGATGATGCTAAAACTCACTTATGCAGTGTTTAAGCATAATTTCACAAACTATTAAGCTTTTAAACATCAGGAGGTCAACAAATGAAAACGTAAAcgttttcttgtattttccccttTAGTGAGCATACATAAAGATagctgtgaaataaaatttatgcCCAAGACTATGAATAAAAACTCAGGATGACAGACTTTGTACTGCATGTTACGTTAATTTTTCACTGTAACTCAGATCTCTCCATGAGAATGAATGAGTATAAAatcattcttctttattctgtgtagtatgttattttttgcaaGTGGGTAAATCTCTTCAAGAACAACCATCAATttcaaaaagtggaaaaaatcaaGTTTTTTTGTGAAAGCTTTCTGAATGTAACAAACATTATTAGCACACCTTGCATCTAAAtagtgcttttaatttttcaaagtaatTGTATACCTATTGTCTCCTTTGCTATGTACTATAACAAATCTTGCATTTTAGAAGGAAACCTTACCATGGCTTTTTTAGTGATAAAAACAACAGGGACAGAAGGATATTGAAGCAATATCTTTTAGAGACCTGTTTTACCATGTTGCAGAAAAATATGACTTATCTATCAATGGGACTAATCTAATTATATGGTAAGAAATAAGGAAGTAAAGTAATTATTGTAAAAGtaagatactttaaaaatgagAGCTGAGAAGCCTTAGAGATCTTTTGtctaattatctttaaaaatttattaattcccttttgaaaaatataacaaatctAATGACCTCattgttatttgagattttaaaattaaatctaattTAAATTAACTGAACATCTTGATTAAAAGCAAATCAAAGGTGAAGTTTCAACTACACATAGCTCTCGTTCTCATGACTTACCACGTTAGTCCAATACATgcttaaaaaatactatttatttttctagctataaaatatagaattcactatagcattattttaatagcaaaaagtagaaaccaaaacaaaatagcTATCAGTAACTACACTGTGATATAGGCACAGACTACTCTGCACCTTTTTAAAGGTGTGAGGCAGTTTTGTCTGTACTTGTAAGAAATGATAATCAAGAAATATTCAGTGGGGAAGAAAAAATCTAATATTCAGAATAGTATATACCATATACACCCACTGTGACTATGCTTTttagaatatatatgcatatctatatgcatgtgtgtatatatatacacgtacatTATATACACAATTATATAGGTAAAGGGACCCGGAGACAGGAGAAGTAAAAGACTTAATTTTCAGGTTATAAACTTTTGTACCTTTGCACCTTTAAAAATCCTGTATATTAATTATTTGTTGGAATTCATTAATTCTAAAATGTCATATGTAATATATGGGTATATATTAACTACCGAAAATTtccaaaaacataaataataaccTTTTGAATATTACTGCGTAAAGCACTGTTTTAAGTGTTTAATGTGAATTATCTCACAATATTCTCTCTACAATTCTTTAGGTCAATTTTATCATCCTCTCCATTACAAAAATGTGGAAACATATTTGGGTTAAAATGGTTTGTCCATGGTGGTGCCAGGATTCAAAACTAGACTTTTTAATTCCAATAGCCAGCTCTTATAACAACTGTAGTAAAAAATTACCCTCTAATCCTACCTGACAGAGACAGCCATAATATCTTTATCTATACATGCATTTCCCCAGTCGTTCTGGTATGCAAGTATCTTGA encodes the following:
- the YIPF5 gene encoding protein YIPF5, translating into MSGFDNLNTDFYQTSYSIDDQSQQSYDYGGSGGPYSKQCAGYDYSHQGRFVPADMMQPQQPYTGQIFQPAQAYTPTAPQPFYGNNFEDEPPLLEELGINFDHIWQKTLTVLHPLKVADGSIMNETDLAGPMVFCLAFGATLLLAGKIQFGYVYGISAIGCLGMFCLLNLMSMTGVSFGCVASVLGYCLLPMILLSSFAVIFSLQGMVGIILTAGIIGWCSFSASKIFISALAMEGQQLLVAYPCALLYGVFALISVF